One window of the Gambusia affinis linkage group LG13, SWU_Gaff_1.0, whole genome shotgun sequence genome contains the following:
- the herc4 gene encoding probable E3 ubiquitin-protein ligase HERC4 isoform X5, which produces MGPSTPAAATTWASWVTTSPGRNQVVALDAQIIVALCCGESHTLAFNDKGQVFSWGLGSDGQLGLNNFEECIRVPRNIKSLSDVQVAQVACGYWHSLALSRGGQIFSWGQNRYGQLGLGQTGQSIATPQAVQSLQAIPFAQLAAGGAHSFALTLSGAVFGWGRNKFGQLGVNDTNGGRFTNPYAAWECLSLILLWPSTDRCFPTLLKSLRSQRVIHVCCGEDHTAVLTKEGGVFTFGAGGYGQLGHNSTNHEINPRKVFELMGNVVTQISCGRQHTLAFTPACGKIYSFGLGGNGQLGTRATCNRKSPSPVKGPWATSCPSEENESEQSCLVKRIYAGGDQSFAHYCSNNEPQDMENLTEQDPQRRICTLNEATVQKWLNNSPGRLPVDVSNEIDLVFSSASCLNGSFLSTSHPGHFSTSSKYSGVDMNMARLLLHRLIQQDHPKISQQVAASLEKELIPKLSSSPPDIEALRLYLSLPESPLFSDRSNYITITIPFAKCVVGLKEAPLKVLGNWWSTFEPLFFQRLVDIYKDVVVFLLQMHKMGIPPAEQRIFTCFVDTSLRFLEILHKVNEKSGSIIQYDKFYIHELDDLIDIRNDYVTWIQRQMYPMGRDGVVTLCRYPFVFDAQAKTALLQTDAVIQMQMAVDQAQLQNFSSMFLPAVESVNPCLILIVRRENIVGDTMEVLRKSKNVDYKKPLKVIFVGEDAVDAGGVRKEFFLLIMKELLDPKYGMFRYYEESRLIWFAHKTFEDFDLFNLIGVICGLAIYNFTIVELNFPLALYKKLLKRKPTLEDLKELMPDVGRSLQELLDYTEDDIEDTFCLNFTITEDNYGATEVLELVPNGENINVNKSNRQEFVDAYVDYVFNKSVAPLFEGFYSGFHKVCGGRVLDLFQPSELQAMIIGNTNYDWTELEKSTEYKGEYWAEHPTIKLFWEVFHELPLEKKKLFLLFLTGSDRIPILGMKSLKLVIQPTGGGEHYLPVAHTCFNLLDLPKYSSIETLREKLLQAIDHNQGFNLA; this is translated from the exons ATGGGACCGTCTACACCTGCGGCTGCAACGACCTGGGCCAGCTGGGTCACGACAAGTCCAGGAAGAAACCAG GTCGTGGCCTTGGACGCACAGATTATTGTGGCTCTGTGCTGCGGAGAGTCGCACACGCTGGCCTTCAACGACAAAGGCCAGGTTTTCTCCTGGGGGCTCGGCTCAGACGGACAGCTGGGTCTAAATAACTTTGAAGAATGTATTCGAGTTCCAAG gAATATCAAGAGTCTATCAGATGTACAGGTCGCCCAAGTGGCTTGTGGGTACTGGCACTCCCTCGCTCTCTCCAGAG GCGGCCAGATCTTCTCCTGGGGTCAGAACCGATACGGCCAGCTGGGGTTGGGCCAGACGGGTCAGAGCATCGCCACGCCTCAGGCCGTCCAGTCGCTGCAGGCCATTCCCTTCGCTCAGCTGGCAGCAGGTGGCGCTCACAGCTTCGCCCTCACTCTCTCTGGAGCCGTGTTCGGCTGGGGCCGCAACAAGTTCGGCCAGCTGGGGGTCAACGACACCAACGGTGGGCGCTTTACAAATCCGTACGCTGCCTGGGAGTGTTTGAGTCTCATTCTCCTCTGGCCTTCAACAGATCGCTGCTTCCCAACTCTCCTCAAGTCCCTGAGATCCCAGAGAGTGATCCATGTCTGCTGTGGAGAAGATCACACGGCCGTGCTCACAAAG GAAGGGGGTGTGTTTACGTTTGGAGCAGGAGGATACGGACAGCTCGGCCATAACTCCACCAACCATGAAATCAACCCCAGGAAGGTGTTTGAGCTCATGGGAAATGTAGTCACTCAGATTTCATGTGGAAG GCAGCACACGCTGGCTTTCACACCCGCTTGTGGGAAGATCTACTCGTTTGGACTGGGAGGGAACGGCCAGCTGGGGACACGCGCCACCTGCAACAGGAAGAGCCCCTCCCCCGTTAAAGGACCCTGGGCCACTTCCTGTCCCTCAGAGGAGAACG AGTCGGAGCAGAGCTGCTTGGTCAAAAGGATTTACGCCGGAGGAGATCAGAGCTTTGCTCATTATTGCAGCAATAAT GAACCTCAGGACATGGAAAATCTGACAGAACAAGATCCTCAAAGAAGGATTTGCACCCTGAATGAGGCGACCGTACAGAAATGGCTGAACAACTCACCAGGAAGACTCCCAGTCGACGTGTCCAA TGAGATCGACCTGGTGTTCTCCTCTGCCAGCTGCCTGAACGGCTCGTTTCTGTCCACCAG TCACCCGGGTCACTTCAGTACCAGCAGTAAATATTCTGGGGTGGATATGAACATGGCCCGGCTGCTTCTCCACAGACTGATCCAGCAGGACCACCCCAAGATTTCTCAGCAG GTTGCTGCCAGCCTGGAGAAGGAGCTGATTCCCAAACTGAGCAGCTCTCCTCCGGACATCGAGGCGTTGAGGCTCTACCTGTCGCTGCCTGAAAGCCCTTTGTTCAGCGACCGCAGCAACtacatcaccatcaccatcccCTTTGCCAAATGCGTCGTCGGCCTCAAGGAGGCGCCGCTGAAGGTTTTAG GGAACTGGTGGTCCACATTCGAGCCGCTGTTCTTTCAGCGGCTGGTCGACATCTACAAGGACGTCgttgtgtttctgctccagATGCACAAAATGGGCATTCCTCCGGCCGAGCAGCGGATCTTCACCTGCTTCGTGGACACTTCGCTCCGCTTCCTGGAGATTCTGCACAAG GTGAACGAGAAATCAGGAAGCATCATCCAGTACGACAAGTTCTACATCCACGAGCTGGACGACCTGATCGACATCAGGAACGACTACGTCACCTGGATTCAGAGGCAGATGTACCCCATG GGCCGCGACGGTGTGGTGACTCTCTGCAGGTATCCCTTCGTCTTCGATGCTCAGGCGAAGACGGCGCTGCTTCAGACAGACGCCGTCATACAGATGCAG ATGGCGGTGGATCAGGCGCAGCTGCAGAACTTCAGCTCCATGTTCCTGCCCGCTGTGGAGTCGGTCAACCCCTGCCTCATCCTCATCGTTCGCAGGGAGAACATCGTGGGCGACACCATGGAGGTCCTCAGGAAGTCCAAGAACGTCGACTACAAGAAACCACTGAAG GTGATCTTTGTGGGAGAAGATGCAGTTGATGCTGGAGGAGTCAGGAAAGAGTTCTTCCTCCTGATCATGAAGGAGCTGCTGGATCCCAAATATGGGATGTTTCGCTACTACGAGGAATCCAGACTCATCTGGTTTGCACACAAG ACGTTCGAGGACTTTGACCTGTTTAACCTCATCGGGGTCATCTGTGGTCTGGCCATCTACAACTTCACCATCGTAGAGCTCAACTTCCCTCTGGCGCTCTACAAAAAGCTCCTGAAGAGGAAACCAACGTTGGAAGACCTGAAGGAGCTCATGCCAGACGTGGGAAG GAGCCTGCAGGAACTACTGGACTACACTGAAGATGACATTGAAGAcactttctgtttgaatttcacT ATCACAGAGGATAACTACGGAGCCACTGAGGTGCTGGAGTTGGTGCCAAACGGTGAAAACATTAATGTCAATAAGTCAAACCG GCAGGAGTTTGTGGACGCCTACGTGGATTACGTCTTTAACAAGTCGGTGGCTCCGCTGTTTGAGGGATTCTACTCAGGTTTCCACAAAGTGTGCGGTGGGAGGGTTTTAGATCTGTTCCAGCCGAGCGAACTGCAAGCTATGATCATTGGTAACACCAACTATGACTGGACAGAGCTGGAGAAG AGCACTGAGTATAAAGGAGAATACTGGGCCGAACATCCAACCATAAAGCTCTTCTGGGAGGTCTTCCACGAGCTTCCGttggagaagaagaaactgtttcTAT TGTTCCTCACAGGAAGCGACCGCATCCCCATCCTGGGCATGAAAAGCCTGAAGCTGGTGATCCAGCCGACCGGCGGAGGGGAGCATTACCTGCCTGTAGCCCACACCTGCTTCAACCTGTTGGACCTTCCCAAGTACTCGAGTATAGAAACGCTGAGAGAGAAGCTTTTACAAGCGATAGATCACAATCAAGGCTTCAACCTGGCCTGA
- the herc4 gene encoding probable E3 ubiquitin-protein ligase HERC4 isoform X2 — translation MLCWGNASYGQLGLGGIDEEIVVEPRRCEFFHGKRVSDVGCGRRHTAFLLDDGTVYTCGCNDLGQLGHDKSRKKPGWVVALDAQIIVALCCGESHTLAFNDKGQVFSWGLGSDGQLGLNNFEECIRVPRNIKSLSDVQVAQVACGYWHSLALSRGGQIFSWGQNRYGQLGLGQTGQSIATPQAVQSLQAIPFAQLAAGGAHSFALTLSGAVFGWGRNKFGQLGVNDTNGGRFTNPYAAWECLSLILLWPSTDRCFPTLLKSLRSQRVIHVCCGEDHTAVLTKEGGVFTFGAGGYGQLGHNSTNHEINPRKVFELMGNVVTQISCGRQHTLAFTPACGKIYSFGLGGNGQLGTRATCNRKSPSPVKGPWATSCPSEENESEQSCLVKRIYAGGDQSFAHYCSNNEPQDMENLTEQDPQRRICTLNEATVQKWLNNSPGRLPVDVSNEIDLVFSSASCLNGSFLSTSHPGHFSTSSKYSGVDMNMARLLLHRLIQQDHPKISQQVAASLEKELIPKLSSSPPDIEALRLYLSLPESPLFSDRSNYITITIPFAKCVVGLKEAPLKVLGNWWSTFEPLFFQRLVDIYKDVVVFLLQMHKMGIPPAEQRIFTCFVDTSLRFLEILHKVNEKSGSIIQYDKFYIHELDDLIDIRNDYVTWIQRQMYPMGRDGVVTLCRYPFVFDAQAKTALLQTDAVIQMQMAVDQAQLQNFSSMFLPAVESVNPCLILIVRRENIVGDTMEVLRKSKNVDYKKPLKVIFVGEDAVDAGGVRKEFFLLIMKELLDPKYGMFRYYEESRLIWFAHKTFEDFDLFNLIGVICGLAIYNFTIVELNFPLALYKKLLKRKPTLEDLKELMPDVGRSLQELLDYTEDDIEDTFCLNFTITEDNYGATEVLELVPNGENINVNKSNRQEFVDAYVDYVFNKSVAPLFEGFYSGFHKVCGGRVLDLFQPSELQAMIIGNTNYDWTELEKSTEYKGEYWAEHPTIKLFWEVFHELPLEKKKLFLLFLTGSDRIPILGMKSLKLVIQPTGGGEHYLPVAHTCFNLLDLPKYSSIETLREKLLQAIDHNQGFNLA, via the exons ATGCTGTGCTGGGGAAACGCCTCCTACGGACAGCTCGGCCTGGGCGGGATCGATGAAGAGATCGTAGTTGAGCCGCGGAGGTGTGAGTTTTTCCACGGGAAGCGAGTGAGCGACGTTGGCTGCGGCCGCAGACACACGGCCTTCCTGCTGGACGATGGGACCGTCTACACCTGCGGCTGCAACGACCTGGGCCAGCTGGGTCACGACAAGTCCAGGAAGAAACCAGGTTGG GTCGTGGCCTTGGACGCACAGATTATTGTGGCTCTGTGCTGCGGAGAGTCGCACACGCTGGCCTTCAACGACAAAGGCCAGGTTTTCTCCTGGGGGCTCGGCTCAGACGGACAGCTGGGTCTAAATAACTTTGAAGAATGTATTCGAGTTCCAAG gAATATCAAGAGTCTATCAGATGTACAGGTCGCCCAAGTGGCTTGTGGGTACTGGCACTCCCTCGCTCTCTCCAGAG GCGGCCAGATCTTCTCCTGGGGTCAGAACCGATACGGCCAGCTGGGGTTGGGCCAGACGGGTCAGAGCATCGCCACGCCTCAGGCCGTCCAGTCGCTGCAGGCCATTCCCTTCGCTCAGCTGGCAGCAGGTGGCGCTCACAGCTTCGCCCTCACTCTCTCTGGAGCCGTGTTCGGCTGGGGCCGCAACAAGTTCGGCCAGCTGGGGGTCAACGACACCAACGGTGGGCGCTTTACAAATCCGTACGCTGCCTGGGAGTGTTTGAGTCTCATTCTCCTCTGGCCTTCAACAGATCGCTGCTTCCCAACTCTCCTCAAGTCCCTGAGATCCCAGAGAGTGATCCATGTCTGCTGTGGAGAAGATCACACGGCCGTGCTCACAAAG GAAGGGGGTGTGTTTACGTTTGGAGCAGGAGGATACGGACAGCTCGGCCATAACTCCACCAACCATGAAATCAACCCCAGGAAGGTGTTTGAGCTCATGGGAAATGTAGTCACTCAGATTTCATGTGGAAG GCAGCACACGCTGGCTTTCACACCCGCTTGTGGGAAGATCTACTCGTTTGGACTGGGAGGGAACGGCCAGCTGGGGACACGCGCCACCTGCAACAGGAAGAGCCCCTCCCCCGTTAAAGGACCCTGGGCCACTTCCTGTCCCTCAGAGGAGAACG AGTCGGAGCAGAGCTGCTTGGTCAAAAGGATTTACGCCGGAGGAGATCAGAGCTTTGCTCATTATTGCAGCAATAAT GAACCTCAGGACATGGAAAATCTGACAGAACAAGATCCTCAAAGAAGGATTTGCACCCTGAATGAGGCGACCGTACAGAAATGGCTGAACAACTCACCAGGAAGACTCCCAGTCGACGTGTCCAA TGAGATCGACCTGGTGTTCTCCTCTGCCAGCTGCCTGAACGGCTCGTTTCTGTCCACCAG TCACCCGGGTCACTTCAGTACCAGCAGTAAATATTCTGGGGTGGATATGAACATGGCCCGGCTGCTTCTCCACAGACTGATCCAGCAGGACCACCCCAAGATTTCTCAGCAG GTTGCTGCCAGCCTGGAGAAGGAGCTGATTCCCAAACTGAGCAGCTCTCCTCCGGACATCGAGGCGTTGAGGCTCTACCTGTCGCTGCCTGAAAGCCCTTTGTTCAGCGACCGCAGCAACtacatcaccatcaccatcccCTTTGCCAAATGCGTCGTCGGCCTCAAGGAGGCGCCGCTGAAGGTTTTAG GGAACTGGTGGTCCACATTCGAGCCGCTGTTCTTTCAGCGGCTGGTCGACATCTACAAGGACGTCgttgtgtttctgctccagATGCACAAAATGGGCATTCCTCCGGCCGAGCAGCGGATCTTCACCTGCTTCGTGGACACTTCGCTCCGCTTCCTGGAGATTCTGCACAAG GTGAACGAGAAATCAGGAAGCATCATCCAGTACGACAAGTTCTACATCCACGAGCTGGACGACCTGATCGACATCAGGAACGACTACGTCACCTGGATTCAGAGGCAGATGTACCCCATG GGCCGCGACGGTGTGGTGACTCTCTGCAGGTATCCCTTCGTCTTCGATGCTCAGGCGAAGACGGCGCTGCTTCAGACAGACGCCGTCATACAGATGCAG ATGGCGGTGGATCAGGCGCAGCTGCAGAACTTCAGCTCCATGTTCCTGCCCGCTGTGGAGTCGGTCAACCCCTGCCTCATCCTCATCGTTCGCAGGGAGAACATCGTGGGCGACACCATGGAGGTCCTCAGGAAGTCCAAGAACGTCGACTACAAGAAACCACTGAAG GTGATCTTTGTGGGAGAAGATGCAGTTGATGCTGGAGGAGTCAGGAAAGAGTTCTTCCTCCTGATCATGAAGGAGCTGCTGGATCCCAAATATGGGATGTTTCGCTACTACGAGGAATCCAGACTCATCTGGTTTGCACACAAG ACGTTCGAGGACTTTGACCTGTTTAACCTCATCGGGGTCATCTGTGGTCTGGCCATCTACAACTTCACCATCGTAGAGCTCAACTTCCCTCTGGCGCTCTACAAAAAGCTCCTGAAGAGGAAACCAACGTTGGAAGACCTGAAGGAGCTCATGCCAGACGTGGGAAG GAGCCTGCAGGAACTACTGGACTACACTGAAGATGACATTGAAGAcactttctgtttgaatttcacT ATCACAGAGGATAACTACGGAGCCACTGAGGTGCTGGAGTTGGTGCCAAACGGTGAAAACATTAATGTCAATAAGTCAAACCG GCAGGAGTTTGTGGACGCCTACGTGGATTACGTCTTTAACAAGTCGGTGGCTCCGCTGTTTGAGGGATTCTACTCAGGTTTCCACAAAGTGTGCGGTGGGAGGGTTTTAGATCTGTTCCAGCCGAGCGAACTGCAAGCTATGATCATTGGTAACACCAACTATGACTGGACAGAGCTGGAGAAG AGCACTGAGTATAAAGGAGAATACTGGGCCGAACATCCAACCATAAAGCTCTTCTGGGAGGTCTTCCACGAGCTTCCGttggagaagaagaaactgtttcTAT TGTTCCTCACAGGAAGCGACCGCATCCCCATCCTGGGCATGAAAAGCCTGAAGCTGGTGATCCAGCCGACCGGCGGAGGGGAGCATTACCTGCCTGTAGCCCACACCTGCTTCAACCTGTTGGACCTTCCCAAGTACTCGAGTATAGAAACGCTGAGAGAGAAGCTTTTACAAGCGATAGATCACAATCAAGGCTTCAACCTGGCCTGA